From one Pristis pectinata isolate sPriPec2 chromosome 14, sPriPec2.1.pri, whole genome shotgun sequence genomic stretch:
- the LOC127577747 gene encoding tigger transposable element-derived protein 1-like, with amino-acid sequence MPKEKSTSDSVGNVSRTSRKSITLDVKLQVLRRLEAGERQVDVGRDFNLATSTIRTILKNAEKIKASRKTTTSFSATKLTRSRSSLLEKMEKELCMWVEDQMHCRIPLSQFMIMEKARSIFNHLKEQEGKGSTLETFTASRGWFLRFKRRSNLQNIHISGEASRADDQATQEYTDTLSAIMSGKRSASHGVDSMSKLSRKSITLDVKMQVLRRLEAGERQVDVGRDFNLATSTIRTILRNAEKIKASRKTTTSFSATKLTRSRSSLLEKMEKELCIWVEDQLHRRISLSQLMIMEKARSIFTHLQEQEGKGSTLETFTASRGWFFRFKRRSNLQNIHISGEASCADDQAAQEYTDMLRAIIKRGNYPPQLVFNVDETGLFWKRMPSCTFISQEEKCASGFKAAKDRLMLLLGGNAIGDLKLKPMLVYHARSLRVMEGFSSEHLPLIWRANKVAWITITIFHQWFTSYFCPTVKSYCEENNLELKALLVLDSTPGHPLNLESLPTCLPVEVVYLPANTTSPIQPMDQGVISNFKAYYLRCIFKQLSEITDGQDKQSIREFWRSYNMMKAIENISASWAEVTSVCMNNVWRKLWPEVCGDSVGCEEGEQVIISDIVQLAAQAGLDEVDADDVVELLRSHGDGLTNEELQELEQYCVCVQTEDTESTETPAERNLSIAILMEGIKKIEEGLELFSANDPDWERSLSVRRIVLDSISCYREMLSERERQARPLSLGCIIKEEPQPGPSAP; translated from the coding sequence ATGCCCAAAGAAAAATCAACAAGTGATAGTGTGGGTAATGTGTCAAGAACGTCAAGAAAGAGCATCACGTTGGATGTGAAACTGCAAGTGTTGAGGCGGCTCGAAGCAGGTGAGCGCCAGGTCGACGTTGGGCGAGATTTCAATTTAGCTACATCGACCATTCGAACCATTttgaagaatgcagaaaagattaaagCTTCTCGCAAAACCACCACTTCATTTAGTGCTACAAAATTAACTCGTTCAAGGAGCAGCTTGTTGGAGAAGATGGAGAAGGAGCTATGCATGTGGGTGGAAGATCAGATGCACTGTCGCATTCCCTTAAGCCAGTTCATGATCATGGAGAAAGCCAGGAGCATCTTTAACCACCTGAAGGAacaagagggcaagggatccacgCTGGAGACGTTCACAGCCAGCCGAGGGTGGTTCCTCAGGTTTAAACGTCGCAGCAACTTGCAGAACATTCACATCAGTGGGGAAGCCTCGCGTGCTGACGATCAGGCAACACAGGAGTATACTGACACGCTCAGTGCCATCATGTCTGGAAAAAGATCAGCCAGTCATGGTGTGGATAGTATGTCAAAATTGTCAAGAAAGAGCATCACATTGGATGTGAAAATGCAAGTGTTGAGGCGTCTCGAAGCAGGTGAGCGCCAGGTCGATGTTGGGCGAGATTTCAATTTAGCTACATCGACCATTCGAACCATTTTGAGGAACGCAGAAAAGATTAAAGCTTCTCGCAAAACCACCACTTCATTTAGTGCTACAAAATTAACTCGTTCAAGGAGCAGCTTGTTGGAGAAGATGGAGAAGGAGCTATGCATATGGGTGGAAGATCAACTGCACCGTCGCATTTCTTTAAGTCAACTCATGATCATGGAGAAAGCCAGGAGCATCTTCACCCACCTGCAGGAacaagagggcaagggatccacgCTGGAGACGTTCACGGCCAGCCGAGGGTGGTTCTTCAGGTTTAAACGTCGCAGCAACTTGCAGAACATTCACATCAGTGGGGAAGCCTCATGTGCTGACGATCAGGCAGCACAGGAGTATACTGACATGCTCAGAGCCATCATCAAGCGTGGTAACTATCCTCCTCAGCTTGTCTTCAATGTGGATGAAACAGGCCTTTTTTGGAAAAGGATGCCATCATGCACCTTTATCTCCCAAGAAGAAAAGTGTGCATCTGGATTTAAGGCTGCCAAAGATCGCCTGATGCTTCTGCTGGGGGGTAATGCTATAGGAGACCTTAAACTGAAACCCATGCTCGTCTACCATGCAAGAAGCCTTAGAGTGATGGAAGGGTTTTCAAGTGAGCATCTGCCTCTAATCTGGAGGGCAAACAAGGTGGCTTGGATAACAATCACCATATTCCATCAGTGGTTCACTTCATATTTCTGCCCAACAGTGAAGTCTTATTGTGAGGAAAATAACCTGGAGCTTAAAGCACTATTGGTGCTTGACAGTACCCCAGGCCACCCACTGAACCTTGAAAGCCTCCCAACTTGCCTTCCTGTGGAGGTGGTGTACCTTCCAGCAAACACAACATCCCCTATCCAGCCAATGGATCAGGGCGTCATTTCCAATTTCAAGGCTTACTACCTTCGATGTATATTCAAGCAACTCAGTGAGATAACAGATGGACAAGATAAGCAGTCAATTAGGGAATTCTGGAGGTCGTACAACATGATGAAGGCCATTGAAAACATCAGTGCATCTTGGGCAGAAGTCACCAGTGTTTGCATGAACAATGTTTGGCGGAAGTTATGGCCAGAGGTTTGTGGTGACTCTGTGGGATGTGAGGAGGGAGAGCAAGTGATCATCAGTGATATTGTCCAGCTTGCTGCCCAGGCGGGACTGGACGAAGTAGATGCTGATGATGTAGTAGAACTACTGCGGTCTCATGGAGATGGACTAACAAATGAGGAATTGCAGGAGCTGGAGCaatactgtgtgtgtgtacagaCTGAGGACACTGAATCAACAGAGACTCCAGCTGAAAGAAATTTAAGCATAGCAATTCTGATGGAAGGCATCAAAAAAATTGAGGAGGGATTGGAGTTATTTTCTGCGAATGACCCAGACTGGGAGCGCAGCTTGTCGGTGAGGAGAATTGTGCTCGACAGTATCTCCTGTTATAGGGAAATGCTCAGTGAAAGGGAGAGACAAGCAAGGCCGCTAAGCCTGGGTTGTATCATAAAGGAAGAGCCACAGCCTGGCCCATCTGCGCCATAG